In one Pseudomonas sp. MM211 genomic region, the following are encoded:
- a CDS encoding GreA/GreB family elongation factor, producing MDKQPIVQQVIEQLTADLLAAEQAARVAHETATHEENIAENKYDTLGLEAAYLAAGQARRVEEIGQSLRAWRQLQLRPYDQALGIRLAALVLLADEDGREQWLFLGPDGAAIKVRMEQREILVLSPNAPLGQRLLGRHPGDEIELQIAGRIQHHEIIAAH from the coding sequence ATGGATAAGCAACCCATCGTCCAGCAGGTCATCGAGCAACTGACTGCCGACCTGCTGGCCGCCGAACAGGCAGCGCGGGTCGCCCACGAAACGGCGACCCACGAAGAGAACATCGCGGAAAACAAGTACGACACTCTGGGTCTGGAGGCGGCCTACCTGGCTGCCGGCCAGGCACGCCGGGTGGAGGAAATCGGCCAGAGCCTGCGGGCCTGGCGGCAGTTGCAGTTGCGCCCCTACGACCAGGCATTGGGTATCCGCCTTGCCGCTCTGGTGTTGTTGGCTGACGAGGATGGCCGTGAGCAGTGGCTGTTCCTCGGCCCGGATGGTGCAGCCATCAAGGTACGCATGGAACAGCGGGAAATCCTCGTGCTCAGCCCCAACGCGCCACTCGGCCAGCGCCTGCTGGGGCGCCATCCCGGTGATGAGATCGAGCTGCAAATCGCCGGGCGCATACAGCATCACGAAATCATCGCGGCGCATTGA
- a CDS encoding MliC family protein: MNRYKGAAVLFGLAMLAGCAGKDYADSQEWNRWVCDSHAEVFWRYADSAHEKVDVRMGGSDVVHRLSQEPAGSGVLYSDGTLSFHTKGEEGLIYRTANDDLLGRGCKAP, from the coding sequence ATGAACCGTTATAAAGGTGCCGCCGTGTTGTTCGGCCTGGCAATGCTCGCTGGCTGTGCCGGGAAGGACTATGCCGACAGCCAGGAATGGAACCGCTGGGTGTGTGACAGCCATGCCGAAGTGTTCTGGCGCTATGCCGACAGTGCCCACGAGAAAGTCGATGTGCGGATGGGTGGCAGCGATGTCGTCCACCGCTTGAGCCAGGAGCCCGCGGGTTCCGGCGTGTTGTACAGCGACGGTACGCTGTCCTTTCACACCAAGGGTGAGGAAGGCCTGATCTACCGTACCGCCAATGACGATTTGCTGGGGCGCGGCTGCAAGGCGCCCTGA
- the tkt gene encoding transketolase encodes MPSRRERANAIRALSMDAVQKANSGHPGAPMGMADIAEVLWRDYLKHNPANPKFADRDRFVLSNGHGSMLIYSLLHLTGYDLSIDDLKNFRQLHSRTPGHPEYGYAPGVETTTGPLGQGIANAVGFALAEKIMAAQFNRDGHNIVDHHTYAFLGDGCMMEGISHEVCSLAGTLGLGKLIAFYDDNGISIDGEVHGWFTDDTPARFEAYGWQVIRNVDGHDPEEIKMAIDTARKSEQPTLICCKTIIGFGSPNKQGKEESHGAALGHDEIALTRAALNWSHAPFEIPADIYAEWDAKEAGLAAEAEWDQRFAAYSAAYPELANEFIRRMAGELPADFSAKASEFIRAVAEKGETIASRKASQNCLNAFGPLLPELLGGSADLAGSNLTLWKGCKPVVAEDASGNYMYYGVREFGMSAIMNGVALHGGLVPYGATFLMFMEYARNAVRMSALMKLRVLYVFTHDSIGLGEDGPTHQPVEQLTSLRTTPNLDTWRPADTVEAAVAWKHSVERKDGPSALIFSRQNLPHNLRDHETEAAISRGGYVLKDCAGEPELILISTGSEVGLAIQAADKLTAQGRKVRVVSMPSTNVFDQQDAGYKQSVLPLQVTARIAIEAAHADFWYKYVGLEGRVIGMETYGESAPAGELFEHFGFTVENIIGTAEELLDA; translated from the coding sequence ATGCCCAGCCGTCGTGAGCGTGCCAATGCCATTCGTGCCCTGAGCATGGATGCCGTGCAAAAAGCCAACAGCGGCCACCCGGGTGCCCCTATGGGCATGGCGGACATCGCCGAAGTGCTGTGGCGTGACTACCTGAAACACAACCCGGCCAACCCGAAATTCGCTGACCGTGACCGTTTCGTACTGTCCAACGGCCATGGCTCGATGCTGATCTATTCGTTGCTGCACCTGACCGGCTACGACCTGTCCATCGACGACCTGAAGAACTTCCGCCAGTTGCACAGCCGCACCCCGGGTCACCCGGAATACGGCTACGCGCCAGGCGTCGAGACCACCACCGGCCCGCTCGGCCAGGGCATCGCCAACGCCGTGGGCTTCGCCTTAGCTGAGAAGATCATGGCGGCGCAGTTCAACCGCGATGGCCATAACATCGTCGATCACCACACCTACGCCTTCCTGGGCGACGGTTGCATGATGGAAGGCATCAGCCACGAAGTCTGCTCGCTGGCCGGTACCCTGGGCTTGGGCAAGCTGATCGCGTTCTACGATGACAACGGCATCTCCATCGATGGCGAAGTCCACGGCTGGTTCACCGACGATACCCCGGCGCGCTTTGAAGCCTACGGCTGGCAGGTGATCCGCAATGTCGACGGCCATGATCCCGAAGAGATCAAAATGGCCATCGACACCGCTCGCAAGAGCGAGCAGCCGACCCTGATCTGCTGCAAGACCATCATCGGTTTCGGCTCGCCGAACAAGCAGGGTAAGGAAGAGTCCCACGGCGCTGCATTGGGCCATGACGAAATCGCCCTGACCCGTGCTGCCCTGAACTGGAGCCACGCGCCGTTCGAAATCCCGGCCGACATCTATGCCGAGTGGGACGCCAAGGAAGCCGGTCTGGCTGCCGAAGCCGAATGGGATCAGCGTTTCGCTGCCTATTCCGCTGCTTACCCGGAATTGGCCAACGAGTTCATCCGTCGCATGGCTGGCGAGCTGCCTGCCGATTTCTCCGCCAAGGCCAGCGAGTTCATCCGCGCCGTGGCCGAGAAAGGCGAAACCATCGCCAGCCGCAAGGCCAGCCAGAATTGCCTGAATGCCTTCGGCCCGTTGCTGCCGGAACTGCTGGGTGGCTCCGCCGACCTGGCCGGTTCCAACCTGACCCTGTGGAAGGGCTGCAAGCCGGTGGTCGCCGAAGACGCTTCGGGCAACTACATGTACTACGGCGTGCGCGAGTTCGGCATGAGCGCGATCATGAACGGCGTCGCCCTGCACGGCGGCCTGGTGCCTTACGGCGCGACCTTCCTGATGTTCATGGAATACGCCCGTAACGCGGTACGCATGTCCGCGCTGATGAAGCTGCGCGTGCTCTACGTGTTCACCCACGACTCCATCGGTTTGGGCGAAGACGGCCCGACTCACCAGCCGGTCGAGCAACTGACCAGCCTGCGCACCACGCCGAACCTGGATACTTGGCGCCCGGCGGATACCGTCGAAGCTGCCGTGGCCTGGAAACACTCGGTCGAGCGCAAGGATGGCCCGAGCGCGCTGATCTTCTCGCGCCAGAACCTGCCGCATAACCTGCGCGACCATGAAACCGAAGCGGCCATCAGCCGTGGCGGTTACGTGTTGAAGGATTGCGCCGGCGAACCGGAGCTGATTCTGATCTCCACCGGCTCGGAAGTCGGTCTGGCCATCCAGGCTGCCGACAAACTGACCGCGCAGGGCCGCAAGGTACGCGTCGTGTCGATGCCGTCGACCAACGTCTTCGACCAGCAGGACGCCGGCTACAAGCAGTCCGTACTGCCGCTGCAGGTTACCGCGCGGATCGCCATCGAAGCTGCCCACGCTGACTTCTGGTACAAGTATGTGGGCCTTGAAGGCCGTGTCATCGGTATGGAAACCTACGGTGAGTCGGCTCCGGCCGGCGAGCTGTTCGAACATTTCGGTTTCACCGTCGAGAACATCATCGGCACTGCCGAAGAGCTGCTCGACGCCTAA
- a CDS encoding PQQ-dependent sugar dehydrogenase — MLKAVLLMLGLCAGALAHADYRIETVTGGLEHPWSLAFLPDGRMLVTERTGQLRLIDAQGKLQAEPIKGMPTPFVATQAGLMEVVLDPAFANDPWIYLSYAHGDIDANNTRLARARLVDGELRDFEVLFTAQPAKAGASHYGGRIAFLPDETLVLTLGDGFDWREQAQNPANHLGKTVRLNRDGSIPEDNPLRGQPGAAEEIYSLGHRNVQGIVYDSSRKRLYSHEHGPKGGDELNLIQAGGNYGWPLTSFGVDYTGAMVTPFTELPGYLPPQLHWTPSVAPSGLALYTGDRFPHWKGDLFVSTLAEKSVRRVRLDKGRLAGEDVLFLELEERIRGVYDGPDGALYLLTDNAEGRLLRVVPL, encoded by the coding sequence ATGTTGAAAGCTGTCCTGCTGATGCTGGGCCTTTGCGCAGGTGCTCTGGCCCATGCCGATTACCGGATCGAAACTGTCACTGGCGGTCTCGAGCATCCCTGGTCGCTGGCCTTCCTGCCCGATGGCCGCATGCTGGTTACCGAGCGTACCGGGCAACTGCGCCTGATCGATGCCCAGGGCAAGCTGCAGGCCGAGCCGATCAAGGGCATGCCGACGCCCTTCGTCGCCACTCAGGCTGGCTTGATGGAGGTGGTGCTGGATCCTGCGTTCGCCAACGATCCCTGGATCTACCTGAGCTATGCCCATGGTGATATCGACGCCAACAACACGCGACTGGCGCGGGCTCGCCTGGTCGATGGCGAATTGCGCGACTTCGAGGTGCTGTTCACCGCCCAGCCGGCCAAGGCCGGCGCTTCGCACTACGGCGGGCGGATCGCCTTTCTGCCCGACGAGACCCTGGTGTTGACCCTGGGAGACGGCTTCGACTGGCGCGAGCAGGCGCAGAATCCGGCCAATCACCTGGGCAAAACGGTGCGCTTGAACCGTGACGGCAGCATTCCCGAAGACAATCCGCTGCGCGGTCAGCCCGGTGCTGCCGAAGAGATCTACAGCCTGGGGCACCGCAACGTGCAGGGCATCGTCTATGACAGCAGTCGCAAGCGGTTGTACAGCCACGAGCACGGCCCCAAGGGCGGCGACGAGCTGAATCTGATCCAGGCTGGCGGCAATTACGGTTGGCCGCTGACCTCCTTCGGCGTCGATTACACCGGGGCCATGGTCACGCCATTCACCGAGCTGCCGGGCTATCTGCCGCCGCAGTTGCACTGGACGCCATCGGTAGCACCCTCCGGGCTGGCGCTTTACACCGGTGACCGTTTCCCGCACTGGAAGGGCGACCTGTTCGTCTCCACCCTGGCGGAAAAGAGCGTACGCCGAGTGCGCCTGGACAAAGGGCGTCTGGCCGGTGAAGACGTGCTGTTTCTGGAGCTCGAAGAGCGCATCCGTGGCGTCTACGATGGGCCTGACGGTGCCTTGTACCTGCTTACGGATAACGCCGAAGGCCGGCTATTGCGGGTCGTGCCCCTGTAG
- a CDS encoding M48 metallopeptidase family protein, translating into MTPLKYLQGYPVSLQDQVRQMIAGERLGDYLAQRYEGRHAIQSDKALYAYVMALKQEHLKNAPAIDKVLFDNRLDLTHRALGLHTTISRVQGGKLKAKKEIRVASLFRDAAPQFLQMIVVHELAHLKESDHNKAFYKLCEYMLPDYQQLEFDLRLYLTWRDLQSNPPS; encoded by the coding sequence ATGACACCACTGAAGTATCTCCAGGGTTATCCCGTCTCTTTGCAGGATCAGGTGCGTCAGATGATCGCCGGCGAGCGCCTGGGCGATTACCTGGCGCAGCGTTATGAGGGCCGCCACGCGATCCAGAGCGACAAGGCGCTATACGCCTACGTCATGGCGCTCAAGCAGGAGCACTTGAAGAACGCACCGGCCATCGACAAGGTGCTGTTCGACAATCGCCTCGATCTGACCCATCGTGCCCTCGGCCTGCACACCACCATCTCCCGGGTGCAAGGCGGCAAGCTCAAGGCCAAGAAAGAGATCCGCGTTGCCTCGCTGTTTCGCGACGCCGCACCGCAGTTTCTGCAGATGATCGTGGTGCACGAACTGGCGCACTTGAAGGAAAGCGACCACAACAAGGCGTTCTACAAACTCTGCGAGTACATGCTGCCGGACTACCAGCAACTGGAGTTCGACCTGCGTCTGTACCTGACCTGGCGCGATCTGCAGTCCAATCCCCCGAGCTGA
- the fba gene encoding class II fructose-bisphosphate aldolase (catalyzes the reversible aldol condensation of dihydroxyacetonephosphate and glyceraldehyde 3-phosphate in the Calvin cycle, glycolysis, and/or gluconeogenesis) produces MALISMRQMLDHAAEFGYGVPAFNVNNLEQMRAIMEAADKTDSPVIVQASAGARKYAGAPFLRHLILAAIEEFPHIPVCMHQDHGTSPDICQRSIQLGFSSVMMDGSLKEDGKTPADYDYNVRVTQQTVAFAHACGVSVEGELGCLGSLETGMAGEEDGVGAEGVLDHSQLLTDPEEAADFVKKTQVDALAIAIGTSHGAYKFTKPPTGDVLSIERIKAIHKRIPNTHLVMHGSSSVPQDWLAIINEHGGEIKETYGVPVEEIVEGIKYGVRKVNIDTDLRLASTGAIRRFLAEHPSEFDPRKYFAHTITAMRDICIARYEAFGTAGNASKIKPISLEGMFQRYAKGELAAKIN; encoded by the coding sequence ATGGCACTTATCAGCATGCGCCAGATGCTCGACCACGCCGCCGAATTCGGCTACGGCGTGCCGGCCTTCAACGTCAACAACCTCGAGCAGATGCGCGCCATCATGGAAGCTGCCGACAAGACCGATTCGCCGGTCATCGTCCAGGCCTCCGCTGGTGCCCGCAAGTACGCGGGTGCGCCGTTCCTGCGCCACCTGATTCTCGCTGCGATCGAAGAGTTCCCGCATATCCCGGTGTGCATGCACCAGGATCACGGCACCAGCCCGGACATCTGCCAGCGTTCCATCCAGCTGGGCTTCAGCTCGGTGATGATGGACGGCTCGCTGAAAGAAGACGGCAAAACCCCCGCCGACTACGACTACAACGTGCGTGTCACGCAGCAGACCGTTGCCTTCGCCCACGCCTGCGGCGTATCGGTTGAAGGTGAGTTGGGCTGCCTAGGTAGCCTGGAAACCGGCATGGCCGGCGAAGAAGACGGCGTTGGTGCAGAAGGCGTGCTCGACCACAGCCAACTGCTGACCGACCCGGAAGAAGCCGCCGACTTCGTCAAGAAGACTCAGGTCGATGCCCTGGCCATCGCCATCGGCACCAGCCACGGCGCCTACAAGTTCACCAAGCCGCCAACCGGTGACGTGCTGTCGATCGAGCGCATCAAGGCGATCCACAAACGCATCCCCAATACTCACCTGGTGATGCACGGTTCCAGCTCGGTGCCGCAGGATTGGCTGGCGATCATCAACGAGCATGGTGGCGAGATCAAAGAGACCTACGGCGTGCCGGTCGAAGAGATCGTCGAAGGCATCAAGTACGGCGTGCGCAAGGTCAACATCGATACTGACCTGCGTCTGGCCTCTACCGGTGCCATCCGCCGCTTCCTGGCCGAGCACCCGAGCGAGTTCGACCCGCGCAAATACTTCGCCCATACCATCACTGCCATGCGTGATATCTGTATCGCCCGCTACGAAGCCTTCGGCACCGCCGGCAACGCCTCGAAGATCAAACCGATCTCCCTGGAAGGTATGTTCCAGCGTTACGCCAAGGGTGAGCTGGCCGCCAAGATCAACTGA
- the yccS gene encoding YccS family putative transporter, with protein MSSPSLRHSLRRLWAMDKFSYSLRVFIALGGSLALCWYQGWMHSLIPLFLGVIASALAETDDSWQGRLTALLVTLGCFSAAAYTVEFLFPYPWLFVSALALSAFSLTMLGALGERFATLGSATLILAVYSMIGVEQRGGIAGLWLEPLLLVAGAAWYGVLSVMWHALFAHQPVQHSLARLFRELGLYLKLKAALFEPLRQLDVEARRLALAKQNGRVVAALNATKEIILHRVGNGRPGPKVSRYLKLYFLAQDIHERASSSHYPYNALAEAFFHSDVMFRCQRLLRLHGKACHALAQAIELRQPFEYGEQHGQALADLQASLEHLRIQSNPAWRHLLRSLGALAGNLGTLDRLLGSASNPDALAEEQDSSLLDREPQSLRDVWERIRLQLTPTSLLFRHALRLSIALAAGYGVLHWIHPTQGYWILLTTLFVCQPNYGATRMKLVQRIIGTVLGLLLGWALIDLFPAPLIQAFFAVAAGVVFFATRSSRYTVATAAITLLVLFCFNQVGDGYGLILPRLFDTLLGSLIAGLAVFLILPDWQGRRLNRVVANTLSCNSTYLRQIIRQYAEGKRDDLAYRLARRNAHNADAALSTTLGNMLMEPGHFRKEADIGFRFLVLSHTLLSYLSGLGAHRGEALLADEQSELLSSAGRIAESLDEIARGLNEQSPIAIQSDSEEHLATALEQIPEELEDAQRLVQTQLSLIARQLAPLRTLAVHLLKNRPKAAA; from the coding sequence ATGTCGTCCCCCTCCCTGCGCCACTCCCTGCGTCGTCTCTGGGCAATGGACAAGTTCAGCTACAGCCTGCGGGTGTTCATCGCCCTGGGCGGCAGCCTGGCGCTGTGCTGGTACCAGGGCTGGATGCACAGCCTGATCCCGCTGTTCCTCGGAGTGATCGCCAGCGCCCTGGCGGAAACCGACGACAGCTGGCAGGGCCGCCTGACCGCGCTGCTGGTAACGCTGGGCTGCTTCAGCGCTGCGGCCTATACGGTGGAGTTCCTGTTTCCCTACCCCTGGCTGTTCGTCAGCGCCCTGGCCCTGTCGGCGTTCTCTCTGACCATGCTGGGCGCCCTGGGAGAACGCTTCGCGACGCTCGGCTCGGCGACGCTGATCCTCGCCGTGTACAGCATGATCGGCGTGGAGCAGCGCGGCGGCATCGCCGGGCTGTGGCTGGAACCGTTGCTGCTGGTCGCTGGCGCCGCCTGGTACGGCGTGCTGTCGGTGATGTGGCACGCATTGTTCGCCCATCAGCCGGTGCAGCACAGCCTGGCGCGGTTGTTCCGGGAACTGGGCCTGTACCTCAAACTCAAGGCGGCGCTGTTCGAACCCTTGCGCCAGCTCGACGTGGAAGCCCGCCGCCTGGCTCTCGCCAAGCAGAACGGGCGCGTGGTGGCGGCACTCAACGCGACCAAGGAAATCATCCTTCATCGGGTCGGCAACGGCCGCCCAGGGCCGAAAGTCAGTCGCTACCTGAAGCTGTACTTTCTCGCCCAGGACATCCACGAGCGCGCCAGCTCCTCGCACTATCCGTACAACGCCCTGGCCGAAGCGTTCTTCCACAGCGACGTGATGTTCCGCTGTCAGCGCCTGCTGCGCCTGCATGGCAAGGCTTGCCACGCCCTGGCCCAGGCCATCGAGCTGCGTCAGCCGTTCGAGTATGGCGAGCAGCACGGTCAGGCCCTGGCCGATCTGCAGGCCTCGCTGGAGCACCTGCGTATCCAGAGCAACCCGGCCTGGCGGCACCTGCTGCGCTCGCTCGGCGCCTTGGCGGGCAACCTCGGCACCCTCGACCGCCTGCTGGGCAGCGCCAGCAACCCCGATGCTCTGGCCGAGGAACAGGACAGTTCCCTGCTCGACCGCGAGCCACAATCGCTGCGTGACGTATGGGAACGCATCCGCCTGCAGCTCACCCCCACGTCACTGCTGTTCCGCCATGCCCTGCGCCTGTCCATCGCCCTGGCCGCCGGTTACGGCGTGCTGCACTGGATTCACCCCACCCAGGGCTACTGGATTCTGCTGACCACCCTGTTCGTCTGTCAGCCGAACTACGGTGCAACGCGGATGAAGCTGGTGCAGCGCATCATCGGCACCGTGCTCGGCCTGCTGCTTGGCTGGGCACTGATCGACCTGTTCCCGGCCCCGCTGATCCAGGCGTTCTTCGCCGTCGCAGCCGGCGTGGTGTTCTTCGCCACCCGCTCCAGCCGCTACACCGTGGCAACGGCGGCCATCACCCTGCTGGTGCTGTTCTGCTTCAACCAGGTGGGCGACGGCTACGGGCTGATCCTGCCGCGCCTGTTCGATACCCTGCTCGGTAGCCTGATCGCCGGCCTCGCGGTATTTCTGATCCTGCCGGACTGGCAGGGCCGTCGCCTGAATCGCGTGGTCGCCAACACCCTGAGCTGCAACAGCACCTACCTGAGGCAGATCATTCGCCAGTACGCCGAGGGCAAGCGCGACGACCTCGCCTACCGCCTGGCCCGTCGCAACGCCCACAACGCTGATGCAGCGCTGTCCACCACCCTTGGCAACATGCTCATGGAGCCCGGGCATTTCCGTAAGGAAGCGGACATCGGCTTCCGCTTTCTGGTGCTCTCGCACACCCTGCTCAGCTACCTCTCGGGCCTCGGCGCGCACCGTGGTGAAGCCCTGCTGGCGGATGAGCAAAGCGAGCTGCTGAGTAGCGCCGGGCGCATCGCCGAAAGCCTCGACGAGATCGCTCGCGGCCTCAACGAACAAAGCCCGATAGCCATTCAGAGCGACAGCGAGGAACACCTCGCCACAGCCCTTGAGCAGATCCCGGAAGAGCTGGAGGATGCGCAGCGGCTGGTACAGACCCAGTTGTCACTGATCGCTCGGCAGCTCGCCCCGTTGCGCACGCTGGCCGTTCACCTGCTGAAGAATCGTCCCAAGGCGGCTGCATGA
- a CDS encoding glutathione S-transferase N-terminal domain-containing protein, which translates to MIDLHYWTTPNGHKISIFLEESGLDYNVHPVNIGTGQQFEPAFLKISPNNRIPAIVDNNPSDGGEPISVFESGAILEYLADKVGRFMPLQPRLRVQVQQWLHWQMGGLGPMAGQNHHFVRFAPEEIPYAIDRYVKETARLYGVLDRQLEGQEYVAGDYSIADIAIYPWAKGWELQRQRLEDFPNMAAWLARMGNRSAVQRAYQVAEAISQRPEEVLSSGARKALF; encoded by the coding sequence ATGATCGACCTCCATTACTGGACGACCCCCAACGGCCACAAGATCAGCATCTTTCTCGAGGAAAGCGGCCTGGACTACAACGTGCATCCGGTGAATATCGGTACCGGCCAGCAGTTCGAGCCGGCATTCCTGAAAATCTCGCCGAACAATCGGATTCCGGCCATCGTCGACAACAACCCCAGTGATGGTGGTGAGCCGATCTCGGTGTTCGAGTCCGGCGCGATTCTCGAGTACCTGGCCGACAAGGTCGGGCGGTTCATGCCGCTGCAGCCGCGGCTGCGCGTTCAGGTTCAGCAATGGCTGCACTGGCAGATGGGCGGCCTGGGGCCGATGGCCGGGCAGAATCATCACTTCGTGCGTTTCGCACCTGAGGAGATTCCTTACGCCATCGACCGCTACGTCAAGGAGACCGCCCGCCTGTACGGTGTTCTGGATCGTCAGCTCGAAGGTCAGGAATACGTGGCCGGCGATTATTCGATAGCGGACATCGCCATCTACCCTTGGGCCAAAGGCTGGGAGCTGCAGCGTCAGCGTCTCGAAGACTTCCCCAACATGGCCGCCTGGCTGGCGCGGATGGGCAACCGCTCTGCGGTGCAGCGTGCCTATCAGGTCGCCGAGGCGATTTCCCAGCGCCCCGAAGAAGTGCTCAGCAGCGGAGCGCGCAAAGCGCTGTTCTGA
- the epd gene encoding erythrose-4-phosphate dehydrogenase, which yields MSYRPYRVALNGYGRIGRCVLRALHERAGAARLEIVALNDLADQASIEYLTRFDSTHGRFPGEVKVVGDCLHINGERVRVLREREPEGVDWAALDIDLLLECSGQYTTREQAERFLRAGAPRVLLSQPMASESDVDATVVYGVNQQCLDGTERLVSNASCTTNCGVPLLKLLNEAIGLEYISITTIHSAMNDQPVIDAYHDEDLRRTRSAFQSVIPVSTGLARGIERLLPELAGRIQAKAIRVPTVNVSCLDITLQTARDTSTEEINRILRQASEQGPLQGLLAYTELPHASCDFNHDPHSAIVDGSQTRVSGPRLVNLLAWFDNEWGFANRMLDMAVHFLDAAAPLSPAPVKD from the coding sequence ATGTCCTATCGTCCCTATCGCGTTGCTCTGAACGGCTACGGCCGCATCGGCCGTTGCGTGCTGCGTGCCCTGCACGAGCGTGCTGGCGCCGCGCGTCTGGAAATCGTCGCGCTCAACGATCTGGCCGATCAGGCCAGCATCGAGTACCTGACCCGCTTCGACTCCACCCACGGGCGTTTTCCCGGCGAGGTGAAGGTGGTTGGCGATTGCCTGCATATCAATGGCGAACGCGTGCGCGTGCTGCGCGAGCGTGAGCCGGAAGGTGTCGACTGGGCTGCGCTGGATATCGATCTGCTACTCGAGTGCTCCGGGCAATACACCACCCGCGAGCAGGCCGAGCGTTTTCTGCGCGCGGGTGCGCCGCGGGTGCTGTTGTCCCAGCCGATGGCCAGCGAGAGCGATGTCGATGCCACGGTGGTTTATGGCGTCAATCAGCAGTGCCTCGATGGTACCGAGCGCCTGGTGTCGAACGCCTCGTGCACGACCAACTGCGGTGTACCGTTGCTCAAGCTGCTCAATGAGGCGATCGGCCTGGAGTACATTTCGATCACCACCATTCACTCGGCGATGAACGACCAGCCGGTGATCGATGCCTATCACGACGAGGATTTGCGCCGTACGCGCTCGGCCTTTCAGTCGGTGATTCCGGTCTCCACGGGCCTGGCTCGAGGCATCGAACGGCTGCTTCCGGAACTTGCCGGGCGAATTCAGGCCAAAGCCATTCGGGTGCCGACGGTCAACGTGTCCTGCCTGGATATCACCTTGCAGACCGCCCGTGACACCAGCACCGAAGAGATCAACCGGATCTTGCGCCAGGCTTCCGAACAGGGGCCGCTGCAAGGTCTGCTGGCGTACACCGAGTTGCCGCACGCCAGTTGCGACTTCAATCATGATCCCCACTCGGCGATCGTCGACGGCAGTCAGACGCGGGTTTCCGGGCCACGCCTGGTCAACCTGCTGGCCTGGTTCGACAACGAATGGGGTTTCGCCAACCGCATGCTCGACATGGCCGTGCATTTTCTCGATGCCGCCGCTCCCCTTTCACCAGCCCCTGTTAAGGACTGA
- a CDS encoding phosphoglycerate kinase: protein MTAASVNITKMADLDLQGKRVLIREDLNVPVKDGVVKSDARILAALPTIKLALEKGAAVMVCSHLGRPTEGEFSEENSLKPVADYLSKALGRDVPLIKDYLGGVELKAGDLVLFENVRFNKGEKKNADELAQQYAALCDVFVMDAFGTAHRAEGSTHGVAKFAKVAAAGPLLAAELDALGKALGAPAQPMAAIVAGSKVSTKLDVLNSLSSICDQLIVGGGIANTFLAAAGYPVGKSLYEADLVDTAKAIAAKVSVPLPVDVVVAKEFSEAATATVKAVADVADDDMILDIGPQTAAQFAELLKASKTILWNGPVGVFEFDQFGEGTKTLALAIAESPAFSIAGGGDTLAAIDKYDVASRISYISTGGGAFLEFVEGKVLPAVEVLQQRAAK, encoded by the coding sequence ATGACTGCAGCTTCCGTAAACATCACGAAAATGGCCGACCTCGACCTGCAAGGTAAGCGCGTGCTGATCCGCGAAGACCTCAATGTGCCGGTCAAGGACGGCGTGGTGAAGAGCGATGCGCGCATCCTCGCGGCCCTGCCGACCATCAAACTGGCTCTGGAAAAGGGCGCTGCGGTGATGGTCTGCTCGCACCTGGGTCGCCCGACCGAAGGCGAATTCAGCGAAGAGAACAGCCTCAAGCCGGTCGCCGATTACCTGAGCAAGGCCCTGGGCCGCGACGTACCGCTGATCAAGGACTACCTGGGCGGCGTCGAGCTGAAGGCCGGTGATCTGGTGCTGTTCGAAAACGTCCGTTTCAACAAGGGCGAGAAGAAGAACGCCGACGAGCTGGCTCAGCAATACGCCGCCCTGTGCGACGTGTTCGTCATGGATGCCTTCGGTACCGCCCACCGTGCCGAGGGCTCGACCCATGGCGTGGCCAAGTTCGCCAAGGTCGCCGCTGCCGGCCCGCTGCTGGCTGCCGAGCTGGATGCACTGGGCAAGGCACTGGGTGCCCCCGCTCAGCCGATGGCGGCGATCGTCGCTGGCTCCAAGGTGTCGACCAAGCTGGACGTGCTGAACAGCCTGAGCAGCATCTGCGATCAGCTGATCGTCGGTGGTGGCATCGCCAACACCTTCCTCGCCGCTGCCGGTTATCCGGTCGGCAAATCCCTTTACGAGGCCGATCTGGTCGATACCGCCAAGGCCATCGCCGCCAAGGTTAGCGTGCCGCTGCCTGTGGACGTAGTGGTCGCCAAGGAGTTTTCCGAAGCCGCGACTGCGACCGTCAAGGCGGTGGCCGATGTGGCTGACGACGACATGATCCTCGACATCGGCCCGCAAACTGCAGCGCAATTCGCCGAGCTGCTCAAGGCCTCGAAGACCATTCTGTGGAACGGTCCGGTTGGTGTGTTCGAGTTCGATCAGTTCGGTGAAGGTACCAAGACCTTGGCCCTGGCCATCGCGGAAAGCCCGGCGTTCTCCATTGCCGGTGGTGGCGACACCCTCGCGGCCATCGACAAGTACGATGTGGCGTCGCGGATTTCCTACATCTCTACCGGTGGCGGCGCTTTCCTCGAGTTTGTCGAGGGCAAGGTACTGCCGGCAGTCGAAGTGTTGCAGCAACGCGCAGCCAAGTAA